A window of Psychrilyobacter piezotolerans contains these coding sequences:
- the atpC gene encoding ATP synthase F1 subunit epsilon — MATFKLEVITPLKKVLEMEVERVILRTSEGDMGILAKHAPLVAELAVGEMKINSEGTEEKFFVAGGFLEISKDRTLVLADEAINIKDIDVEVARKEAELAKQKLAKLKEDRDIAVTQKALQSALTKIGMVENR; from the coding sequence ATGGCGACTTTTAAATTAGAAGTTATAACTCCTCTGAAAAAAGTATTAGAAATGGAAGTTGAAAGGGTAATTTTGAGAACTTCTGAGGGTGACATGGGTATATTAGCAAAACATGCTCCTTTAGTTGCAGAATTAGCTGTAGGAGAGATGAAGATAAATTCTGAAGGTACTGAGGAGAAATTCTTTGTAGCCGGTGGTTTTTTGGAGATCTCCAAAGATAGAACTTTAGTCCTGGCTGATGAAGCTATCAATATCAAGGATATTGATGTGGAAGTAGCTAGAAAAGAAGCAGAATTAGCTAAACAAAAGTTAGCTAAGTTAAAAGAGGACAGAGATATTGCGGTAACGCAAAAAGCTCTGCAATCAGCTTTGACTAAGATAGGAATGGTAGAAAATAGATAG
- the atpD gene encoding F0F1 ATP synthase subunit beta — translation MENKGTLIQIIGPVVDVKFPGDLPKIYNAIKIELEDGKTLVAEVQQHLGNNVVRAVAMDGTDGLQRGMKVTDTGAAITIPVGRAVLGRILNVLGEPIDEAGEVSAEETAPIHRDAPNFEDQGTGVEILETGIKVVDLLAPYLKGGKIGLFGGAGVGKTVLIMELINNIAKGHGGLSVFAGVGERTREGRDLFDEMTESGVLDKTSLVYGQMNEPPGARQRVALTGLTVAEHFRDKEGQDVLFFIDNIFRFTQAGSEVSALLGRMPSAVGYQPNLASEMGSLQERITSTKTGSITSVQAVYVPADDLTDPAPATTFAHLDATTVLSRRIASLGIYPAVDPLDSTSRVLDPQVVGHEHYKVARDVQEVLQRYKELQDIIAILGMDELSDEDKLAVSRARKIERFFSQPFAVAEQFTGMSGKYVPVKDTIKGFKEILDGVHDDLPEQAFLYVGSIEEAIAKGRDVMKGE, via the coding sequence TTGGAAAATAAAGGAACTCTTATACAGATAATAGGACCTGTAGTAGACGTAAAGTTCCCAGGAGATTTACCAAAAATCTATAACGCTATCAAGATAGAGTTAGAAGATGGTAAGACTCTAGTTGCAGAAGTTCAACAGCATTTAGGAAATAATGTTGTAAGAGCCGTTGCAATGGATGGAACAGATGGTTTACAAAGGGGAATGAAGGTAACAGATACTGGAGCAGCTATAACTATTCCAGTAGGAAGAGCAGTATTAGGTAGAATCTTAAACGTATTAGGCGAGCCAATCGATGAAGCAGGAGAAGTAAGTGCTGAAGAGACAGCTCCTATACATAGAGATGCACCAAACTTTGAGGATCAAGGAACAGGGGTAGAAATTCTTGAGACTGGAATCAAAGTAGTAGACTTATTGGCACCATACTTAAAAGGTGGAAAAATCGGTCTATTTGGAGGAGCAGGAGTAGGAAAAACTGTACTTATCATGGAACTTATCAATAACATTGCCAAGGGACATGGAGGACTTTCTGTATTCGCAGGAGTAGGAGAAAGAACAAGAGAAGGTAGAGACTTATTTGATGAAATGACTGAATCAGGAGTTTTAGATAAAACTTCATTAGTTTATGGTCAAATGAACGAACCGCCTGGTGCAAGACAAAGGGTTGCATTAACTGGTCTTACAGTAGCTGAGCATTTTAGAGATAAGGAAGGTCAAGATGTATTATTCTTTATCGATAATATCTTTAGATTTACTCAAGCAGGATCAGAGGTATCAGCGCTATTAGGAAGAATGCCTTCAGCAGTTGGATACCAGCCAAACTTAGCAAGTGAGATGGGATCTCTTCAAGAGAGAATCACATCTACAAAAACTGGATCTATCACTTCGGTTCAAGCGGTATACGTACCTGCCGATGACCTTACTGACCCGGCTCCAGCAACAACATTTGCCCATCTAGATGCAACAACAGTTTTATCTAGAAGAATCGCATCGTTAGGAATCTACCCGGCGGTAGACCCGCTAGATTCTACATCTAGAGTACTTGATCCGCAAGTTGTAGGTCATGAACACTATAAAGTAGCTAGAGATGTACAAGAAGTATTACAAAGATATAAAGAACTTCAGGATATCATCGCAATCTTAGGAATGGATGAATTATCTGATGAAGATAAATTAGCGGTAAGTAGAGCTAGAAAGATCGAAAGATTCTTCTCTCAACCATTTGCTGTTGCAGAGCAATTTACTGGAATGTCCGGTAAATATGTACCTGTAAAAGATACTATTAAAGGATTTAAAGAGATCTTGGATGGAGTACATGATGACTTACCTGAGCAAGCTTTCCTATATGTAGGTAGTATAGAAGAAGCTATCGCAAAGGGAAGAGACGTAATGAAGGGGGAATAA